In Paenibacillus kyungheensis, the following are encoded in one genomic region:
- the dnaK gene encoding molecular chaperone DnaK, producing the protein MSKVIGIDLGTTNSCVAVMEGGEAVVIPNPEGARTTPSVVGFKKDGERIVGETAKRQSITNPDRTISSIKRHMGTDHKESIDDKSYSPQEISAMILQKLKSDAEAYLGQTVTQAVITVPAYFNDSQRQATKDAGKIAGLEVLRIVNEPTAAALAYGLEKSEDQTILVYDLGGGTFDVSILELGDGFFEVKATSGDNHLGGDDFDQVVIDYLVSEFKKDQGLDLSKDKAAVQRLKDAAEKAKKELSGVLTTTISLPFITVVDGVPQHLEVNLTRAKFEELAAPLVERTLGPTRQAIKDSGLSASEIDKIVLVGGSTRIPAVQEAIKKLTGKDPHKGVNPDEVVALGAAVQAGVLTGDVKDVVLLDVTPLSLGIETAGGVFTKMIERNTTIPTSKSQVYSTYADNQTSVEIHVLQGEREMAAGNKTLGRFMLGDIPVAPRGVPQIEVTFDIDANGIVNVSATDKGTGKSQKITITSSSGLSDEEVERMMKDAELHADEDRQRKELVEVKNSGDQLIYSVEKTIKDLGEKADAAEVEKANAAKETLKTALEGDDVEAIKSATEALSEVAQALAVKLYEQAAQEGQAAEGAEGTTTQKDNVVDAEYEVVDEDEKKDKE; encoded by the coding sequence ATGAGTAAAGTAATTGGTATTGACTTAGGTACAACAAATTCATGTGTAGCAGTAATGGAAGGCGGCGAAGCTGTCGTTATCCCAAATCCAGAGGGTGCACGTACAACTCCTTCTGTTGTAGGTTTCAAAAAGGACGGTGAGCGTATTGTTGGTGAAACAGCAAAACGTCAATCGATCACTAACCCTGACCGTACAATTAGCTCAATCAAACGTCATATGGGTACAGATCACAAAGAATCTATTGATGATAAGAGCTACAGCCCACAAGAAATTTCAGCTATGATTTTGCAAAAATTAAAATCAGATGCAGAAGCTTACTTGGGTCAAACGGTAACTCAAGCAGTTATCACTGTTCCTGCTTACTTCAACGATAGCCAACGTCAAGCAACAAAAGATGCTGGTAAAATTGCAGGTCTTGAAGTACTACGTATTGTCAACGAACCTACAGCAGCAGCGCTTGCATACGGTTTGGAAAAATCAGAAGATCAAACGATCCTTGTATATGACCTTGGTGGTGGTACGTTTGACGTATCGATCCTTGAACTAGGCGACGGATTCTTTGAAGTAAAAGCAACCAGTGGTGACAATCATCTTGGTGGTGATGACTTTGACCAAGTGGTTATCGATTATTTGGTAAGTGAATTCAAAAAAGATCAAGGCTTGGACTTGAGTAAAGATAAAGCAGCAGTACAACGTTTGAAAGATGCAGCTGAAAAAGCGAAAAAAGAATTGTCTGGTGTATTAACAACGACGATTTCTCTTCCGTTTATCACTGTTGTAGATGGCGTACCTCAGCATTTAGAAGTAAACTTAACTCGTGCTAAATTCGAAGAGTTGGCTGCTCCATTGGTTGAGCGTACACTTGGACCTACTCGTCAAGCGATCAAAGACTCTGGTCTAAGCGCTAGCGAAATCGACAAAATTGTATTGGTTGGTGGATCTACACGTATTCCAGCAGTACAAGAAGCAATCAAAAAATTAACAGGTAAAGACCCTCACAAAGGTGTTAACCCTGATGAAGTTGTAGCATTGGGTGCTGCTGTACAAGCAGGTGTCTTGACTGGTGATGTTAAAGACGTTGTCTTGCTTGACGTAACTCCATTGTCTCTTGGTATTGAAACAGCAGGTGGCGTATTTACTAAAATGATCGAGCGTAATACAACGATCCCTACAAGTAAATCACAAGTATATTCCACATATGCTGATAACCAAACAAGTGTAGAAATCCATGTACTTCAAGGTGAACGCGAAATGGCAGCGGGTAACAAAACATTGGGCCGTTTCATGTTGGGTGATATTCCTGTTGCTCCTCGTGGCGTACCACAAATCGAAGTTACTTTTGATATCGATGCGAACGGTATTGTTAATGTATCTGCTACAGATAAAGGTACAGGTAAGAGCCAAAAAATCACAATCACATCTTCTAGCGGCTTGAGCGATGAAGAAGTTGAACGTATGATGAAAGATGCTGAGCTTCATGCTGACGAAGATCGTCAACGTAAAGAATTGGTTGAAGTTAAAAACAGTGGTGACCAATTGATCTACTCTGTTGAAAAAACAATCAAAGATCTTGGCGAAAAAGCAGATGCAGCTGAAGTAGAAAAAGCAAATGCAGCTAAAGAAACATTGAAAACGGCTTTGGAAGGCGACGATGTAGAAGCAATCAAATCTGCTACAGAAGCGCTAAGTGAAGTGGCTCAAGCTCTTGCTGTTAAATTGTATGAGCAAGCTGCACAAGAAGGTCAAGCAGCAGAAGGTGCTGAAGGCACAACCACTCAAAAAGATAACGTTGTTGACGCTGAGTACGAAGTGGTTGACGAAGACGAGAAAAAAGATAAAGAATAA
- a CDS encoding site-2 protease family protein, translating into MDFLNELLFVRLNELPFYVLAIVIGFTVHEFSHAYFANKLGDPTARLLGRVSLNPAVHMDIFGLILLLIAGFGWAKPVPVTRENFKNPRLMGIIVSAVGPISNLVLALFTIIIYYALNYFGIIGSFANNRIDAAIGTFVYYMVTMNCFLFVFNLIPLPPLDGYRILSDWLPRRASAKLQQVEQWAMLLFLLLVFIQPLREVTIQPLYNLAGYLATSFYTFAKIIFGG; encoded by the coding sequence ATGGATTTTTTGAATGAATTGTTATTTGTAAGATTAAATGAATTACCTTTTTATGTTTTAGCAATAGTTATTGGATTTACAGTACATGAATTTTCGCATGCTTATTTTGCAAATAAACTAGGTGATCCTACAGCTCGTTTGCTTGGACGCGTGAGTTTGAATCCAGCAGTTCATATGGATATATTTGGACTTATTTTATTGCTAATTGCAGGTTTTGGTTGGGCAAAGCCTGTGCCAGTGACTCGTGAGAACTTTAAAAATCCAAGATTAATGGGAATCATAGTTTCTGCTGTAGGTCCTATTAGTAATTTAGTTTTAGCACTTTTCACTATTATTATTTATTATGCTTTAAATTATTTTGGTATTATTGGTTCTTTTGCGAATAATAGAATTGATGCTGCTATTGGTACTTTTGTATATTACATGGTAACTATGAACTGTTTCTTATTCGTATTTAATTTAATTCCTTTACCACCTTTGGATGGTTATAGAATTTTGAGTGATTGGTTACCAAGACGTGCTAGTGCTAAATTGCAACAAGTGGAGCAATGGGCAATGTTATTATTTTTATTACTTGTATTTATACAGCCATTGCGTGAGGTTACGATTCAACCTTTGTACAATCTTGCAGGTTATTTAGCTACTAGTTTTTATACTTTTGCTAAAATCATTTTTGGTGGATAA
- the grpE gene encoding nucleotide exchange factor GrpE has product MNKEQSFQENNQSEQEIPVNHTETEAVESEVPAPEATEGSTTADTGSDEMVSKAELERVQAQLEEQTQRVLRAQADFDNFRRRTQKEKENLAKYASEQLITELIPVVDNFGRAMATKPESPELESFNKGIDMIFRQLDEVLKGAGLTQMDAVGQPFNPELHQAVMQVESDEHEEGIVVEELQKGYVLKDKVLRPAMVKVSS; this is encoded by the coding sequence TTGAATAAAGAGCAATCCTTTCAAGAAAATAATCAATCGGAGCAAGAAATCCCGGTTAATCATACAGAAACTGAAGCTGTAGAGAGCGAAGTACCTGCTCCTGAAGCAACAGAAGGTTCTACAACAGCCGATACTGGATCAGATGAAATGGTATCCAAAGCTGAATTAGAACGTGTACAGGCACAACTAGAAGAGCAGACACAACGTGTTCTACGTGCTCAAGCGGATTTTGATAATTTCCGTCGCCGTACACAAAAGGAAAAAGAAAACTTGGCGAAATATGCTTCCGAGCAATTGATTACCGAGTTGATTCCGGTTGTTGATAACTTTGGACGCGCTATGGCGACTAAGCCGGAAAGCCCTGAACTAGAATCATTTAACAAAGGTATTGATATGATCTTCCGTCAGTTGGACGAAGTGCTTAAAGGAGCAGGCTTGACACAAATGGACGCTGTAGGGCAACCATTCAACCCTGAACTTCACCAGGCTGTGATGCAAGTCGAGTCTGATGAGCATGAAGAAGGTATCGTTGTTGAAGAATTGCAAAAAGGTTATGTACTGAAAGATAAAGTACTTCGCCCGGCAATGGTTAAAGTAAGTAGCTAA
- the dnaJ gene encoding molecular chaperone DnaJ — protein MADKRDYYEVLGVGKSASDDEIKKAYRGLARKYHPDVNKEADAETKFKEVKEAYDVLSDSSKRSQYDQFGHIDPNQGMGGGGFSSGGGGFGDIFDMFFGGGGRQRDPNAPQRGNDLQYTMTIEFKEAVFGKETDITINRTENCDTCNGTGAKKGTQPKTCSVCHGSGQEEVVQNTPFGRMVNRRSCSNCGGSGTIIEEKCGTCGGTGRVQKQRKINVRIPAGVDDGAQMRVNGEGEGGSRGGPPGDLYIVFRVKPHDFFEREDDDIYCEIPITFAQAALGDEIEVPTLNEKVKIKVPAGTQTGTYFRLKGKGVPRLRGVGQGDQHIKVVVVTPSNLSDEQKDLLRQFGALNGEHTHENEQSFFDRVKRAFRGD, from the coding sequence ATGGCAGATAAGCGCGATTATTATGAAGTGCTAGGTGTAGGCAAAAGTGCTTCCGATGATGAAATTAAAAAAGCATATCGTGGACTAGCCCGTAAATATCATCCAGACGTAAACAAAGAAGCAGATGCAGAAACGAAATTTAAAGAAGTAAAAGAAGCATATGACGTATTAAGCGATTCTTCTAAACGTTCTCAATATGATCAATTTGGTCATATCGATCCTAACCAGGGCATGGGCGGAGGCGGATTCTCTTCAGGTGGAGGAGGATTTGGCGATATCTTCGATATGTTCTTTGGTGGTGGAGGCAGACAGCGTGATCCCAATGCTCCACAACGTGGTAATGACCTTCAATATACGATGACGATTGAATTTAAAGAAGCGGTATTCGGTAAAGAAACCGATATTACGATTAACCGTACTGAAAATTGTGATACATGTAACGGAACAGGTGCCAAAAAAGGGACTCAACCTAAAACATGTTCCGTTTGTCATGGTAGCGGTCAAGAAGAAGTGGTACAAAATACACCATTCGGTCGTATGGTTAACCGTCGCAGTTGTTCTAACTGTGGTGGATCAGGTACGATTATTGAAGAAAAATGCGGTACTTGTGGCGGTACAGGTCGTGTACAAAAACAACGCAAAATCAATGTTCGTATTCCAGCCGGTGTAGATGACGGCGCACAAATGCGAGTTAACGGTGAAGGCGAAGGTGGTTCACGTGGAGGTCCTCCAGGTGATCTATATATCGTATTCCGCGTTAAACCGCATGATTTCTTCGAGCGTGAAGATGATGATATCTATTGTGAGATTCCAATCACATTTGCTCAAGCAGCTTTGGGTGATGAGATTGAAGTCCCTACATTGAATGAAAAAGTGAAAATTAAAGTGCCTGCTGGTACGCAAACAGGAACGTATTTCCGTCTTAAAGGAAAAGGTGTTCCTCGTCTACGTGGCGTAGGTCAAGGGGATCAACATATCAAAGTGGTTGTTGTAACTCCAAGCAATCTAAGTGATGAGCAAAAAGATTTGCTTCGTCAATTTGGAGCATTAAACGGTGAGCACACTCATGAAAATGAGCAATCTTTTTTTGATCGTGTAAAACGTGCTTTCCGCGGTGATTAA
- the hemW gene encoding radical SAM family heme chaperone HemW: protein MNSNVHSDAPRAIYMHIPFCTNKCFYCDFNSYVLKDQPVMDYLRALEREMEYTVQQTPPGVIDTIFVGGGTPTVLKNDEMEYFLQSIRKHFPNWSKNIEFTMEANPGTTDLEKMAIMKAGGVNRVSFGVQAFQNELLTGIGRIHNIDDVYRSLENARKVGLNNLSIDLMFGLPNQTLDMLSYSIDRALELDLPHYSIYSLKVEENTLFHTMFQKNQLPLPDEDDELNMYLLLMERMKKAGYEQYEISNFAKPGYSSRHNTTYWHNEDYYGLGAGAHGYVGGKRHMNIKGVNPYNEAAMKGLPRLEQFEVDREEAMEDFMMVGLRLLDGVSKERFVRQFDGAQLDDIFRPQIEKLLRLALIEPTTAGYKLSEKGLLFGNDVFGEFVGSLVHEAETAQ, encoded by the coding sequence ATGAATAGCAATGTACACAGCGACGCGCCCCGTGCGATCTATATGCACATTCCTTTTTGCACGAATAAGTGCTTTTACTGCGACTTTAATTCTTATGTTCTCAAAGATCAGCCAGTAATGGATTATTTACGGGCGTTGGAACGTGAGATGGAATATACAGTACAACAGACTCCACCTGGGGTTATTGATACGATTTTTGTTGGTGGAGGTACACCAACTGTTCTCAAAAACGACGAAATGGAATACTTTTTACAAAGTATTCGCAAGCATTTTCCAAATTGGTCTAAAAATATCGAATTTACAATGGAAGCGAATCCGGGTACAACCGATCTGGAAAAAATGGCAATTATGAAAGCTGGCGGAGTCAATCGTGTAAGTTTTGGCGTACAAGCATTTCAAAATGAGCTATTAACAGGGATTGGGCGTATCCATAATATTGATGACGTATATCGTAGTCTGGAAAATGCACGTAAAGTAGGCTTAAATAACTTATCAATCGATTTGATGTTTGGTTTACCGAATCAGACTTTAGATATGCTGTCATACAGTATTGATCGTGCGTTAGAGTTAGATTTGCCTCATTATTCGATTTATAGCTTGAAAGTTGAAGAAAATACACTATTCCATACAATGTTCCAAAAAAATCAACTTCCATTACCAGATGAAGATGATGAATTGAATATGTACCTTCTTCTGATGGAACGCATGAAAAAAGCAGGTTACGAGCAGTACGAGATCAGTAATTTTGCCAAACCGGGCTATAGCAGTCGTCATAATACCACTTACTGGCATAATGAAGATTATTATGGGCTTGGCGCAGGAGCGCACGGGTATGTTGGCGGGAAGCGTCATATGAATATCAAAGGTGTAAATCCTTACAATGAAGCCGCAATGAAAGGCTTACCGCGATTAGAACAGTTTGAAGTAGATCGCGAAGAAGCAATGGAAGACTTTATGATGGTAGGCTTGCGCTTGTTAGATGGAGTATCCAAAGAACGCTTTGTACGTCAATTTGATGGAGCACAGTTAGATGATATTTTCCGTCCGCAAATTGAAAAATTATTACGGTTAGCTTTAATTGAACCGACAACAGCAGGTTATAAATTAAGCGAAAAAGGGCTGTTATTCGGTAACGATGTTTTTGGAGAATTTGTAGGCAGTCTAGTGCACGAAGCAGAAACTGCTCAATAA
- the hrcA gene encoding heat-inducible transcriptional repressor HrcA, producing MLTERQKMILNAIVDDYIRSAEPVGSRSISKRGDVQYSPATIRNEMADLEELGFLEQPHTSAGRIPSHKGYRYYVDHLTPFQPIGASDVKELKQFFTEKLTAAEQVIQHAAMVLSHMTNYTSILLGPEVFNTSLRHFQLISLDDQTALAIIVTNTGQVENRKIRIPEGVAVSELEQVVNLLNSKLIGVPLYKLKSRIFSEIGEEMQRHMNHYEEVMSTLNAAFDQDQEQKIFLSGATNMLIQPEFKDMDKVKSILDLLEETPTLSKIITEASAPNGIQVRIGTENRHEAFENCSLITATYEVNGESLGTIGILGPTRMEYAKVIGILNVLSRDMTKILNHWYR from the coding sequence ATGTTAACCGAGCGTCAAAAGATGATTCTAAATGCGATCGTGGATGATTATATTCGTTCGGCAGAGCCTGTCGGGTCCCGCAGTATATCCAAACGTGGCGATGTGCAATACAGCCCGGCTACGATTCGGAATGAAATGGCGGATCTAGAAGAGTTAGGTTTTCTAGAACAGCCGCATACTTCAGCTGGACGTATTCCTTCTCATAAAGGATATCGTTATTATGTGGATCATCTGACTCCTTTTCAACCGATCGGCGCTTCAGATGTAAAAGAACTCAAACAATTTTTTACGGAGAAATTAACAGCCGCAGAGCAGGTTATACAGCATGCTGCTATGGTTTTGTCGCATATGACAAACTATACTTCGATTCTATTAGGGCCTGAAGTGTTTAATACATCATTACGTCATTTTCAGTTAATCTCACTGGATGACCAGACAGCGCTAGCGATTATAGTGACAAATACCGGACAAGTAGAAAACCGTAAAATTCGTATTCCAGAAGGTGTCGCTGTTTCTGAATTAGAACAGGTAGTCAATTTACTGAATAGCAAATTGATCGGCGTTCCTCTGTATAAACTAAAATCACGTATCTTTTCAGAAATTGGAGAAGAGATGCAGCGCCATATGAATCATTATGAAGAAGTGATGAGTACACTCAATGCTGCTTTTGATCAGGATCAAGAACAGAAGATTTTTTTGAGCGGTGCTACCAATATGCTGATTCAACCGGAATTTAAAGATATGGATAAAGTGAAAAGTATTCTTGATCTACTCGAAGAAACTCCAACACTCTCCAAAATAATTACCGAAGCTTCGGCACCAAATGGTATTCAAGTACGTATAGGTACAGAGAATAGACATGAGGCTTTTGAAAATTGTAGTCTAATTACAGCCACTTATGAAGTGAACGGCGAATCGTTAGGAACGATTGGTATACTGGGACCTACACGAATGGAATATGCTAAAGTAATCGGTATTCTAAATGTATTGTCTCGTGATATGACTAAAATTTTGAATCATTGGTATCGCTAG
- the lepA gene encoding translation elongation factor 4 — MTDMSVRQQKIRNFSIIAHIDHGKSTLADRILEYTGALTSREMQAQVLDQMDLERERGITIKLQAVRLVYKADDGVEYLLNLIDTPGHVDFTYEVSRSLAACEGALLVVDAAQGIEAQTLANVYLALDNNLEILPVINKIDLPSADPERVKQEVEDVIGLDASDAVLASAKAGIGIKEILEQVVQKVPAPTGDPNKPLKALIFDSHYDPYKGVIVYIRVIDGKIKSGSKIKMMATGKEFEVIEVGAFMPRMAIVDELNVGDVGFIVAGIKTVGDTSVGDTVTDAKNPTPEPLPGYRKINPMVYCGLYPIESSDYIDLREALEKLQLNDASLSFEPESSSALGFGFRCGFLGLLHMDVIQERIEREFNIPLITTAPSVIYKVTLTNGDVMTIDNPSNYPEVGKIEYVEEPYVKASIIVPNDYVGTVMELCQNKRGEFINMEYLDTTRVTITYQVPLSEIVYDFFDQLKSSTKGYASFDYEVSGYRKSNLAKMDILLNGEQVDALSFIVHRERAYHRGRIICEKLRELIPRQMFEIPIQASVGTKVVARETVKAMRKNVLAKCYGGDISRKRKLLDKQKEGKKRMKQVGNVEVPQEAFMAVLKIDD, encoded by the coding sequence ATGACTGATATGTCAGTAAGACAACAAAAAATTCGTAATTTTTCAATCATTGCGCATATAGACCACGGTAAATCCACTTTGGCTGACCGTATTTTGGAATATACAGGCGCGCTCACTTCGCGTGAGATGCAAGCACAAGTACTCGATCAAATGGACTTGGAACGTGAACGTGGAATCACGATCAAATTACAAGCCGTTCGTCTTGTGTACAAAGCAGATGATGGTGTGGAATATCTGCTGAATCTGATTGATACACCGGGACACGTCGATTTTACGTATGAAGTATCTCGTAGTCTAGCAGCCTGTGAAGGCGCTTTGCTTGTCGTTGATGCGGCGCAAGGTATCGAAGCTCAGACGTTAGCTAACGTTTATTTGGCATTAGATAACAATCTAGAAATTTTGCCAGTCATCAACAAAATCGATCTTCCAAGTGCTGATCCTGAACGGGTGAAGCAAGAAGTCGAAGATGTTATTGGACTGGATGCAAGCGACGCTGTACTGGCTTCTGCCAAAGCAGGAATCGGTATTAAGGAAATCTTGGAGCAAGTGGTACAAAAAGTACCTGCACCTACAGGAGATCCGAATAAGCCGCTTAAAGCATTGATTTTTGATTCTCATTATGATCCGTATAAAGGCGTTATTGTCTATATTCGTGTTATTGATGGCAAAATCAAATCCGGTTCCAAAATTAAAATGATGGCAACAGGTAAAGAATTTGAAGTTATTGAAGTAGGGGCATTCATGCCACGGATGGCGATTGTCGATGAATTGAACGTAGGGGATGTAGGATTTATTGTAGCGGGGATCAAAACCGTTGGCGATACCAGTGTCGGTGATACGGTCACTGATGCTAAGAATCCAACACCAGAACCTTTACCAGGTTATCGCAAAATCAATCCAATGGTATATTGCGGACTGTATCCTATCGAATCTTCCGATTATATCGATCTCCGTGAAGCTTTAGAGAAATTGCAATTGAATGATGCCTCGCTCAGCTTTGAGCCTGAATCTTCAAGTGCACTTGGCTTTGGTTTCCGTTGCGGATTCTTAGGACTGCTTCATATGGATGTTATTCAAGAGCGTATTGAGCGTGAGTTCAATATTCCTTTGATTACAACCGCTCCAAGTGTTATTTACAAAGTAACATTGACTAACGGCGATGTCATGACGATCGACAACCCTTCGAACTATCCAGAAGTGGGCAAGATCGAATATGTAGAAGAGCCTTATGTCAAAGCATCTATTATCGTACCGAACGATTATGTAGGTACAGTTATGGAATTGTGTCAGAATAAGCGTGGCGAATTTATAAACATGGAATATCTGGATACCACTCGTGTAACGATTACGTATCAAGTGCCTTTGTCTGAGATCGTTTATGACTTCTTTGACCAATTGAAATCCAGTACTAAAGGGTATGCTTCGTTTGATTATGAAGTGTCTGGATACCGCAAATCGAATCTGGCGAAAATGGATATTTTGCTTAACGGCGAACAAGTCGATGCACTATCCTTTATCGTTCACCGCGAACGTGCATATCATCGCGGACGGATTATTTGTGAAAAATTACGTGAATTGATTCCGCGTCAAATGTTTGAGATTCCTATCCAAGCATCTGTCGGAACCAAAGTTGTTGCCCGCGAAACGGTTAAAGCGATGCGTAAAAACGTATTGGCTAAATGTTATGGCGGTGACATTTCTCGTAAACGTAAATTGCTAGACAAGCAAAAAGAAGGTAAAAAACGGATGAAACAAGTCGGTAATGTCGAAGTGCCTCAAGAAGCATTTATGGCAGTACTAAAAATCGATGATTAA
- a CDS encoding N-acetyltransferase, with amino-acid sequence MPAVVTCRAAVLEDVEPLYQMIAGYAEQGIMLPRSREALQRQLKHFVVAEIDNELVGCGSLCQLGKDLVEIRSLGISDGHKGQGIGSKLVDTLLEHAAARKLPKVMALTYEVSFFKKNGFEVVDTSIFPEKVWTDCVHCPKQHCCDEIAVLKVIAV; translated from the coding sequence ATGCCTGCCGTAGTGACTTGTAGAGCAGCAGTACTGGAAGATGTCGAACCACTGTATCAAATGATTGCAGGTTATGCCGAGCAAGGGATTATGCTTCCGCGTTCACGTGAGGCGTTGCAACGTCAATTGAAACATTTTGTCGTCGCTGAGATTGATAACGAGTTGGTCGGTTGTGGATCACTTTGTCAATTAGGTAAAGACCTTGTTGAAATCCGTTCTTTGGGTATTTCAGATGGTCATAAAGGGCAGGGTATAGGTTCCAAGTTAGTAGATACACTACTTGAACATGCTGCTGCTAGAAAACTTCCTAAAGTGATGGCTTTGACGTATGAAGTTTCTTTTTTCAAAAAGAATGGATTTGAAGTCGTAGATACTAGCATTTTTCCTGAAAAAGTATGGACAGATTGCGTTCACTGCCCCAAACAACATTGTTGTGATGAAATCGCTGTTTTGAAAGTTATTGCTGTATAA
- a CDS encoding 16S rRNA (uracil(1498)-N(3))-methyltransferase has product MQRYFVPTDQFDEQEVRITGEDARHISRVMRSRIGDQVIACNGQSLDVLVEITELVEGVVTASIVERLEQHGEPVVFVTVAQSLPKADKMESVIQKCTEIGASSFLPFLSERTVVQYDERKEVKRIQRWSKIAKEAAEQSHRSRVPQVDSPVSWKQLLKQFADYDLICFCYEKENGHQLRDVVQPFAESLLLTKDTTASKAIRVMIVVGPEGGFSEQEVEAAEASGAIVTGLGRRILRTETAAMTALACIMYETGEMNANKG; this is encoded by the coding sequence ATGCAGCGATATTTTGTACCCACAGACCAGTTTGACGAGCAAGAAGTACGTATTACTGGTGAAGATGCGCGTCATATTAGTCGAGTGATGCGATCCCGTATAGGCGATCAAGTGATTGCTTGTAACGGTCAATCTTTAGATGTATTGGTTGAAATTACAGAACTTGTCGAAGGCGTAGTGACTGCGTCGATCGTAGAACGATTAGAGCAACATGGAGAACCGGTCGTATTTGTGACAGTTGCTCAAAGTCTGCCCAAAGCCGATAAAATGGAAAGTGTTATTCAGAAATGTACAGAGATCGGTGCATCTTCTTTTCTGCCGTTTTTATCTGAGCGTACTGTTGTCCAATATGATGAACGTAAAGAAGTGAAACGGATTCAACGTTGGAGCAAAATAGCTAAAGAAGCCGCAGAACAAAGTCATCGCAGTCGTGTACCGCAGGTCGATTCACCTGTATCGTGGAAGCAATTATTGAAGCAGTTTGCAGATTATGATTTGATCTGTTTTTGTTATGAAAAAGAAAACGGGCATCAGCTTCGAGATGTTGTTCAACCTTTTGCTGAATCGTTATTGCTGACCAAAGATACGACTGCATCCAAAGCGATACGTGTGATGATTGTCGTAGGGCCTGAAGGTGGATTTAGTGAACAAGAAGTAGAAGCGGCTGAGGCGAGTGGCGCTATCGTTACAGGATTAGGACGACGTATCTTGCGTACCGAGACAGCGGCAATGACAGCACTGGCATGTATTATGTATGAAACTGGCGAAATGAACGCTAACAAAGGGTAA
- the prmA gene encoding 50S ribosomal protein L11 methyltransferase: MLWHELTIHTTEQAVEMISNFLHEAGAGGVAIEESGTLNKPRDTSYGQWYELPLNDIPEGLAVVQGYFAEETDMNILMEEVRARIAQLYEFDIEVGTAEMSFKTVDEEDWANAWKQYFKPIRVSERLTIKPTWEDYTPESDIEKIIELDPGMAFGTGTHPTTSLCLRTLETVIKGGEEVIDVGTGSGILAIGAIKLGAKSVLALDLDPVAVSSAKENTHLNGLEQEITVFESDLLSVLKADATTKLNVTLPVQVVVANILAEIILLFIEDVYEALTPDGVYIASGIYKNKEDVVREALEAAGFIIEGAHRDEDWIAFVARKR; the protein is encoded by the coding sequence ATGTTATGGCATGAGTTAACTATACATACAACAGAGCAAGCGGTAGAAATGATTTCTAACTTTCTGCATGAAGCTGGAGCTGGTGGTGTAGCGATTGAAGAATCAGGTACATTGAACAAGCCACGCGATACTTCATATGGACAATGGTACGAACTTCCGCTTAATGATATTCCTGAAGGATTAGCAGTGGTACAAGGTTATTTTGCAGAAGAAACCGATATGAATATTCTGATGGAAGAAGTACGTGCACGTATAGCACAACTTTATGAATTCGATATTGAAGTCGGTACAGCAGAGATGTCGTTCAAAACGGTTGACGAAGAAGATTGGGCGAATGCGTGGAAACAATATTTCAAACCGATTCGTGTCTCTGAGCGTCTAACGATCAAGCCGACATGGGAAGATTACACACCTGAGAGTGATATCGAAAAGATTATTGAATTAGATCCGGGAATGGCGTTTGGTACAGGGACACATCCTACAACATCTCTTTGCTTACGCACACTCGAAACGGTGATCAAAGGCGGAGAAGAAGTCATTGATGTAGGTACAGGATCGGGTATCTTGGCGATTGGAGCCATTAAATTAGGAGCTAAAAGCGTGCTTGCGCTTGACCTTGATCCGGTAGCTGTATCCAGTGCCAAAGAAAACACGCATCTGAACGGATTGGAACAAGAGATCACTGTCTTTGAAAGTGATTTGTTATCTGTGCTCAAAGCAGATGCAACAACCAAGCTGAATGTAACGTTACCGGTGCAAGTGGTAGTTGCTAATATTTTAGCAGAAATTATTTTGTTATTTATTGAAGATGTATATGAAGCACTAACACCGGACGGTGTATATATCGCATCAGGCATTTATAAAAATAAAGAAGATGTTGTTCGTGAAGCTTTAGAAGCTGCCGGATTTATTATCGAAGGCGCACATCGGGATGAAGATTGGATTGCCTTTGTTGCGAGAAAGAGGTAA